The following proteins are encoded in a genomic region of Alphaproteobacteria bacterium:
- the recR gene encoding recombination mediator RecR, whose amino-acid sequence MNALERLIQLLAKFPGLGPRSARRVVLHLLKKRETLMLPLIEALQETAAQMNFCSQCGNLDVVDPCRVCTDAARDRTRICVVEDVADLWAIERSHAFRGLYHVLGGSLSALDGIRPGDLRIAELMERAGNGTVQEVILALNATVDGQTTAHYVAERLAPGGIHISRLGHGLPVGGQLDYLDDGTLTAAMLGRKKAS is encoded by the coding sequence ATGAACGCGCTCGAACGCCTGATCCAGCTGCTGGCGAAATTTCCCGGCCTCGGCCCGCGCTCGGCGCGGCGCGTGGTGCTGCATCTGCTGAAAAAGCGCGAGACGCTGATGCTGCCGCTGATCGAGGCGCTGCAGGAAACGGCGGCGCAGATGAATTTCTGCTCTCAATGCGGGAATCTCGACGTCGTCGATCCCTGCCGGGTCTGCACCGACGCCGCGCGCGACCGGACGCGGATTTGCGTCGTCGAGGATGTCGCCGATTTGTGGGCGATCGAGCGCAGCCATGCCTTTCGCGGGCTTTATCATGTGCTGGGGGGCAGCTTGTCCGCGCTCGACGGCATCCGGCCCGGCGATCTGCGCATCGCCGAGCTTATGGAGCGCGCGGGCAACGGCACGGTGCAGGAAGTCATCCTGGCGCTCAACGCCACCGTGGACGGCCAGACCACCGCCCACTATGTCGCCGAAAGGCTTGCGCCGGGGGGCATCCATATCAGCCGCCTGGGTCATGGTTTGCCGGTGGGAGGACAACTCGACTATCTCGATGACGGGACCCTGACGGCGGCGATGCTGGGGCGAAAAAAAGCGTCATAA
- a CDS encoding PHB depolymerase family esterase, which produces MHKRRCTFLALIAFLVTADAPAHACLFDQTQSHDITVKSDNEPRHYLLHLPQQQSAMPAPLVIVLHAFGESAAAMESLSGFSAMADRQGFIAAYPEAETGGWRFAQQDSQKDVDFIRAVIGDIAARMPVDTGRIILAGLSNGAQMAWRMGCVAPDLFAAIAPVAGSYPLYDDCQSSLPLPVIAFHGTADKIMPYYGRFIQFGPRAFMRGRTAQNRCDPKPARAIRSGMIAEQWSDCRYGADAAFYTIPGGAHAWPSGAEELIWDFSEHHARR; this is translated from the coding sequence GTGCATAAAAGGCGCTGCACTTTCCTCGCCCTCATTGCATTCCTCGTCACGGCCGATGCGCCAGCCCATGCCTGCCTGTTCGATCAGACGCAGAGCCATGATATAACCGTCAAATCTGACAACGAGCCTCGGCATTATCTGCTGCATCTGCCGCAGCAGCAAAGCGCCATGCCCGCGCCGCTGGTCATCGTCCTGCACGCGTTCGGCGAAAGCGCCGCCGCGATGGAATCGTTGAGCGGATTTTCGGCGATGGCCGACCGGCAGGGATTCATCGCCGCCTATCCCGAAGCGGAAACTGGCGGCTGGCGCTTCGCACAGCAGGATTCGCAAAAAGACGTAGACTTCATCCGCGCCGTGATCGGCGACATCGCCGCCCGCATGCCCGTCGATACGGGGCGCATTATTCTGGCCGGTCTTTCAAACGGCGCGCAGATGGCATGGCGCATGGGATGCGTCGCGCCGGATCTGTTCGCGGCGATCGCGCCGGTCGCGGGCAGTTATCCGCTCTACGATGACTGCCAAAGCAGCCTGCCGCTTCCGGTGATCGCGTTTCACGGCACGGCGGATAAAATCATGCCTTATTACGGACGCTTCATCCAGTTCGGCCCGCGCGCCTTCATGCGCGGCAGGACGGCGCAAAATCGCTGCGATCCGAAACCCGCGCGCGCCATAAGAAGCGGGATGATCGCCGAACAGTGGAGCGACTGCCGCTACGGCGCGGATGCCGCCTTCTATACGATCCCCGGCGGCGCCCACGCATGGCCGTCCGGCGCTGAGGAGCTGATCTGGGATTTCTCGGAACATCACGCGCGGCGGTGA
- a CDS encoding YbaB/EbfC family nucleoid-associated protein: MTNLAQMMKQAQEMQGKMALLQGRLDEIEVTGQSANGLVQITMTAKGRMRKIKLDPKIVNPGEVEMLEDLILAAAGDAKTNAEAAVAGETEKMMGGLKLPPGVKLPF, encoded by the coding sequence ATGACCAATCTGGCGCAAATGATGAAACAGGCGCAGGAAATGCAAGGCAAGATGGCGCTGCTCCAGGGACGGCTCGACGAGATCGAAGTCACCGGCCAGAGCGCGAACGGACTGGTGCAAATCACGATGACCGCAAAAGGCCGGATGCGCAAAATCAAGCTCGATCCCAAGATCGTCAATCCCGGCGAGGTCGAGATGCTCGAAGACCTGATTCTCGCCGCCGCGGGCGACGCCAAGACCAACGCCGAAGCCGCCGTCGCGGGCGAAACCGAGAAAATGATGGGCGGCCTCAAGCTGCCGCCGGGCGTGAAATTGCCGTTTTAA
- a CDS encoding methyltransferase domain-containing protein, whose protein sequence is MADSRSGSKKTRASPKGGGFAAGLARLASGLRRKIFSKPAPRAATIQKAIKPEPAAVAPASPPAVRPGWRTSRPELLERIWGAGWHLPLGKPLMEVMVAPFGLTKEMSVVDLSAGLGGMARRIAGEYKTYVTGLEPDPALAAYGAAQSLRQGMARNAPVDHYDPEIHEAERRYDCVLARELFFRIKDKPRFIGVVTGSLKSYGQVSWTDFIVEEPDLSLPAMEAWLGHEAGARPLSLNASQELWSGFGYDMRVSEDRTEAYKKDILQALARFVPFLKQQKLAEDVKPLIMGEIELWARRAAAFQAGMKFYRFYATKKTGA, encoded by the coding sequence ATGGCTGATTCGCGTTCCGGGTCGAAAAAAACACGGGCTTCCCCCAAAGGCGGCGGCTTCGCCGCTGGCTTGGCGCGCCTGGCGTCCGGTTTGCGCCGGAAAATTTTTTCCAAACCCGCGCCGCGCGCCGCGACCATTCAAAAAGCCATCAAGCCCGAACCTGCCGCCGTTGCGCCCGCTTCACCTCCGGCCGTGCGTCCGGGATGGCGGACAAGCCGTCCGGAGCTGCTTGAAAGAATATGGGGCGCGGGGTGGCACCTGCCGCTCGGCAAGCCCCTGATGGAAGTCATGGTCGCGCCCTTCGGCCTGACCAAGGAAATGAGCGTCGTCGATCTTTCCGCAGGGCTTGGCGGCATGGCGCGGAGGATCGCCGGCGAATACAAGACCTATGTCACCGGCCTGGAACCCGATCCCGCGCTCGCGGCTTACGGCGCGGCGCAGTCGCTGCGCCAGGGCATGGCCCGCAACGCGCCCGTCGATCACTATGACCCCGAGATCCACGAAGCCGAGCGGCGCTATGATTGCGTGCTGGCGCGCGAGCTTTTTTTCCGGATCAAAGACAAGCCGCGCTTCATTGGCGTCGTGACCGGCAGCCTGAAAAGCTACGGCCAGGTGTCATGGACCGATTTCATCGTCGAGGAACCCGATCTTTCGCTGCCCGCGATGGAGGCATGGCTCGGCCATGAAGCGGGCGCGCGGCCATTGTCGCTCAATGCCTCGCAGGAATTATGGTCGGGCTTCGGCTATGATATGCGGGTCAGCGAAGACCGCACCGAGGCCTATAAAAAAGATATTCTGCAGGCGCTGGCGCGCTTCGTGCCGTTTCTCAAGCAGCAAAAGCTCGCCGAGGACGTCAAGCCGCTCATCATGGGCGAAATCGAATTATGGGCGCGCCGCGCCGCCGCGTTCCAGGCCGGGATGAAGTTCTACCGTTTTTACGCCACCAAGAAGACGGGCGCGTGA
- a CDS encoding GNAT family N-acetyltransferase: MSFFTIRPVTDKAEDLHILARFCVDLAAHDGYKIEINARELGEQLFFGGTNVRAFFGERDRRPIGFVMFYEAFTSYGCQRGLYIPGIYVEKEYQRLGYGIRLYRFVARYALDHGFQFISGVVESHNEMAKDLYKKAGAVIYPGWSYCTIGREDLEKAAAMSHA, encoded by the coding sequence ATGAGTTTCTTCACGATCAGGCCGGTGACCGACAAGGCGGAAGATTTGCATATTCTGGCGCGGTTCTGCGTCGATCTCGCCGCGCATGACGGCTATAAAATCGAGATCAACGCGCGCGAGCTTGGCGAGCAGCTTTTTTTCGGCGGCACCAATGTGCGGGCCTTTTTCGGCGAGCGCGACCGGCGGCCCATCGGCTTCGTCATGTTCTACGAAGCCTTCACCTCTTATGGCTGCCAGCGCGGACTTTACATTCCGGGAATCTATGTCGAGAAGGAATATCAGCGCCTCGGTTACGGCATACGATTATACCGTTTCGTCGCGCGCTACGCCCTCGATCACGGCTTTCAGTTCATCAGCGGCGTCGTCGAAAGCCATAACGAGATGGCCAAAGATTTGTACAAGAAAGCCGGAGCGGTCATTTATCCCGGCTGGTCCTATTGCACGATCGGCCGCGAAGATTTGGAAAAAGCCGCCGCCATGAGCCACGCATGA
- a CDS encoding uracil-DNA glycosylase family protein — translation MRQGRPFVGRSGQLLDKALAEAGIERPASFIANVFRYQPPGNKGGPFLRLAPRGEGGGRSIG, via the coding sequence ATCCGGCAGGGCCGCCCCTTCGTCGGGCGCAGCGGGCAACTGCTCGACAAAGCCCTGGCCGAGGCGGGCATCGAGCGCCCCGCCAGCTTCATCGCCAATGTCTTTCGCTATCAGCCGCCGGGCAACAAGGGTGGACCATTTCTTCGCCTCGCGCCGCGCGGCGAAGGCGGCGGGCGAAGCATTGGCTGA